CCGTGGCCTTCCTTTCACCAGAAGGGTGAGCCACAGAAGCAAAAGCCCCCTGTGTTATTCCCACCCTCCGGAGGTCATGGCCTGGCATGTGCTGCCGTTGTGGTGGGAAGCCTTGCTACGTGCCAAGAGGTAGAGCTGGATGCCGGGAGCCGCGGTGCCCGTGAGCTGGCTCTGTGCCCTTTGAGGGGATGGCATCGCAGGGCCGTCTGGCAGAGCAGTGcgggcagcagcctgcagatcGCGCCGAGGCATTAACTTCTCGTGGCTCCCAGCAGGATGAGACCTAGCTGAGCAGATGTTCTAGTGGGAAAGGACGGGATTTACTGAGTTAGACAAGATTTTTGTTCCAGTTACAATATTTTCAGGGAGGAGTAAGGGCTGGATGGGAAGCAGTAGGAGCTACGGACTGTCGGCCAGTGGGATCCAgagagctttgctgctgctgtcatcttccctcctgcctgcccttaATGTGAGAGGACATTTAAAAGCTGCAATCACTATTTGGAGAATGGAAGGAGACTCTCAAAGTGATGCAGCTAGACTAAGTCTCAGGATAATGGAAATACAATGTCTTTCTGGGCCAGAGGTGGGGTAGATGGTGCGTAATGTTTGCTCAAAAGGCTGTGTAAAATGCAGGCTGGGGCAAGGTGTTTGGTTACAAGGACCATCACCACGTTTGGCGTTTGTCTGGCTCCTTTTCTTTGCGTAGTTTCAGCAGAGGTGCCAAGGCATGAGCAGGTCCGAAGTGTACATTAGCCTTTTGCCCGATAACGTAGATGCTTGAGGCTCGTGCGCCTCTATGCTGAAACCTACTTTTTCTGTGCATGAATGGGGGAGGTTAAGTCCAGATCCTTCCGTGAGCAGCAGGATGATTTCTAAATAGCAGTGGtgataaaacaaaaccccaccactcGCATTTCTGAGCAGTCATACCCTACATCGCAAAGGCATGGCAAACGTCACCTGCCATTGCCTCCAACAGCATCCACAGGGCTGCGGGGATGGGTGCTGGCCGGGTCCCTCTTCCCTGCCATGAATGGGAAGCACTCAGCTGAGCGGTCCTGCACCGGTTGCTATAGAAGTGCCTGTGAATGATGATGTCCTTTTAGTAATTTTTCACCTAATTTGATTTatggaggaagaaggaacttTCCCACATTCATTTTTGCAGAAGGCAGAGTCACTGGCTGTCAttagcagctgcagagctggtcAACCCAGGTTTGGGTCTTGCACCCTTGTCTTCCAAAAGGCAAAGAGGGGGGGACCCCAACCACCTGAGCATCATTCTCCCATGGGAGGTCACGGGCCCTGCCGAGGAGGAGACAGGACCCGGTGgtctctgctgttgctgttgaaAGCAAAAGCCGTCCTAAAGCCAACCTTCCTCTGGCTGCCCGGGTAGGGCTTTGCAAGCTGAAGGTGACCCAAACTGCAGTTCTTTAGGGATGTCGTTCTTTCCGTAGGCGAAATCTTGCCATTTTTACGGGTCCAAGTTAAAATCGCTCCTAAGAAAGCTTGTGAAGAGTAGAAGAGGTGGGGGCTTCGGCTGCAGAAGGATCAGCCTGTGCCTGTTTGCGTGGGTGAGCGGTTTTGGGAGCAGCTTTGCCTCCCCCAGAAGTGATCTAAACTCACGTCCTGAACTTCTTCAGCATGTGCGAAGGCCGAAGCAGGTGGCAGACGGTGTCCTAGCTTAAACAGAACGGCTAACGGCTAGCGGCTACGAACACGGTACGAGGGGAACAGGACGATCCGCATCTTCCCTTCTTTGCTTTCCCATGGCTGAGGAGCGCTgccggtcccagctcagcagcgGGATTTGCCAGGGCAGCGGCTGGTGGGTGGTCACGCATCGCCCGTGTGCCGGAGGCGCGGGCATCGCCTCGGGTGGCCGCGTGGGGACCCCAAAGGCCTCCCTCTGGGCTCGGGAAGCTGGGGGTAATTAAATTAGGTTGTACTGTACATAGCCCTCGTTAGACAAGTCCCTTCAGGAGATAGAGTAGAATAATAATGACACTTACGATGGGTTCGGAGGTGGCCGGTTTAACGTCGCCCTTTGAGGTCTCTCTCATCTTCTCGCCCGTACAGCTTAGCCGTGCCGGGCAGTTCAGCAGGAGGACCGTGCTGGTCTCAGGCTGGGCTTATGGGGTCCTCTCTGcaggagcccccccccccaaaaaaaaagacaagtgaaAAGCCCTGTCCCTTGAGCATGCGCCGGCTGGGGACACCCTGTGCTAGTGGCAATGGTGACTACACCTCCGTGCTGATAGCCCGCGGGTTCGGGAAGCTCTCGCGGAGGAGGCCGTGGCGGCTCACCGGGTAGCTTTGCAGGGTGGCCATGTTGATGGGCGGCCCCATCTCCTTGTAGCACGCGGGGGCGTAGGTGACCCTCTCGCCCCCGTTGCGCACCATGTCAGGAGTCTGGATGTAAAAGGGGGAGCCGTAGGGGGAGCAGGTCGGGCAGTAGTTGTGAGCCCCGTGGTGGTTGAGCTCGCTGagggggggcgcggggctgccctGGCCGTCCACCATGCGGGAGCTGCAGGCGTTGCACATGCCGAGGTGCGAGTGTGTGGGAAGGTCGggctcttcctcttcctcctcctcctcctcctcttcctcagcgGAGTCATCTTTCTTGCAGCAGTAGTACTGCAGGGAAGGGACGGGGCTGTGTGAGGGGAAGCGGAGCAGCTGGCGGGCAGATTTGCCttcacagccagccctgccccctccccgctcccctcgTCCCCCTGCCAGAGAAGCCCTCCgccagctcctggctgctctgctccatcAGAACCCAGGTCCTGCAAAGCACCAGAAGCCAGACAAAGCCTGGATCCCAGCGTGCTGCTGGGGAACCCACCTTCCCCTTGCAAACCTCGCTGGGAGTGGAGAGGAGGTTTTCCCGTGCCAGTTAGAGACTCCTCCGAGTAACCGCTGTGCTTTTCATCACACAGGCACTGCTGCATGGCACAGACTTcacattaacttttaaaaagcaggaggTTGTAGCTAGCTGTTGTTGAAAGCCTCCTCGTTTAATTTACAGggcgggggtggtgggggtggtggtggtggtggaataaaacataaaaatctccATCTGGTATCGCAAAGCCAGCCAAGCCTACACCTCAATTACCAAGCACTGCAGAGACTCAGAAGCCTTAGGGGAACACCCCTGGGCCCGGAGGAGGAAAGGACATAACTGCAGCACCTTGGGGGAAAGGGGGTTTCAactccctgcccaccacagacagaCAAGAACTCCCCTTCGAgacccctcctgcagcaggagcctgaGGAGCTGCCACGCTGCTGGGGTCCGTGGCCAGACAGGGGACAGACAGCTGCGGCGCTCACCTGTAGCCTACAGTAGCAGAGCACGGCAATGATGCACAGTAGGATCACCGTCGCTAGGATTCCCCCGGTGATAACAACAGTTCCCGCTGTCATCCGACCGATTCTCCATCAAACTCTGAAAGGCAGGGCCACACACGTCACCCCAGGACGTCAAAAGCACCTGGCGTGGCTTCGTCATCGTATCACAGGCAAGATGTTCATGAAGCATCTCAAAATACTGCATCCCtgttcctccctccccagttGGAAAACTAGCACCCAGCATCATTCTCCTCCTCTTAGTGCAAGGACACCTGTGACGCAGCATCACGTCCCCTCGCCGCCATCGTTGTCTCTGGCTTGGGGTCTTTGGGAACCACCCTGCAGTGTCCCCCTCAGCCCTCCCCCCTGCTGAGCAAAAAGGGCCGACTTCCACCATCCCAGCGGAAAATACAGCCTCTGCTTCAAAACGCAGAAGCAAACCTGGGTTCCCACCAGGAAAAGCCAAAGGGGAGCCTTTGAACTCCACAACTCTGGCAGTCTGAGCCCCAAACATGCACCCTGCTGGGCGCCTGCTGGGCACCGACGCATCTAACGTCAGCTTGGCACAAGCCGAGCATCCCCCACCGCTCCCCCGCTGCCATGGGACTGGGGGGCTACTTACGTTCAGTGACGGAGGCGTTGGACCTGGAAGAAGCGGAGGGAGAGGTCAGCTGTGGCCCGACAGCACCCCTTGCACCCACCCGCGTTTCCCTGCTTCCCGAGAATCTGCCTCCATTCGGGACCGGCGGGAAGCCCTGCTTCGTGTCCTGTGGGGATGGGGCTCAGCGTGTGCCTGCGCCCCTGGCAGCCTGCACAGTGCAAAAAGCATTTTAGGTCCTGCAGATGCTGACGCTGATGTGATGATGATGGCAATTAGTATTATTGTTATAATTAcgattattttctttaatttggagcagggaagggagaagttTTCCAAGCTCAGAGGAACActctgctggccaaggctgtgCTACCAACAGCAGCTCGTGAATCACGCAGCTTCACAGGGCGAAGGCCTGGCTTAGTCAGCACTTGGACTTTTCCTCTTTAAGATTAATTATGGGGGAGGCGGATGCATCATCGCGCAAGCAGCCAGTGTTTGAGGTGCCGCTGGGAAAGGAGCTCTGGCCCTCCATCCCTTCTGGGGCAGGCAAGCCCTAGGGACCCCCCCAGGCACCCCCGCCACCCCCAGGCACCTACCCAGAAAAGGACAGGCAGGGTGTCAAGGTCACGCTGGCCCTGGGGTGGccaggcaggacaggcagcacTGCATGGCCACAGGGAGATGCCGGCGGCCCTGAGAGGgaagacaaggagaaaaatccaTCACTGTCAGCTTGTCTCCCCTGCCCAAGGGGGCCACCcagtgtccccatccctgccgATGACACCTCTGTCCCTACAGCGGGGgtaaataaatcacttttttaGGGAGACTGGCAGGAAAGGTGGGTGCTGCAAAGGTGGGTAAAGCCAGACCGCCAGGAAAGGATGATCCCACGCCTGAAACCTGcaatttcagcaaaagcaagagACCTGCACCCAAGAAGTGGGGGCACCCATCACCCTCACCCTCCAGCAATGCCTGGCACAACCACATTTCATTACTGGCCCCCGCGTCCCTCTGTGCCTCGTCCAGAGCAAGGCTAATTGATAGGGCCGAAGTGCCAGCCGGTTGCAGCCGAGGAGATCTAATTACCTGCTTGCCACGTGGCCCTAATTGACAGAGAGAGGTGGCAGCTTCCAGACGAGACCTGCCCAACTCTGCCCCGGCCCCTCGCTGCCGGCAGGCACCGTGGGGGttcccccccaaacccacccccccctccTCACTCCGCTGCGGTGATCTGCAGGACCCTGCCTGCTGAAAATTGATTTTCAGCTCTTGGAAAGTTCCTGTACGAAGCCAAAAGGCAGGCACGCATTGGATTTCTTCCTCGAGCCTCCCTCGCCCAcgaaacaaaggggaaaaaaaaaaaccctgcctgaGAAATCAATAGGACCATAACCCAGCTAATATCTCCATCCATCAGGGGACCCGACACAAAGCTAATAACAGAGACCGACACGCTCGGCTCCTGTGCCCGCCACCCAACTGCACTGAAACACTGCCAGGAGCGAGGGGcgctgggggtggggtgggggggcacacGAGGCAGCCTTTGGTGGGGTTCTCACGCCCCCAGCTGCCACCCTTAATGGGGAGAGGCTGACCGTGGGTggctggagaaagcaaatgttGATCTTCCCCGACCCCCCGAGAGGGACGTGCCGTGAGCTGGGCAGTGATGGATGATGCAGGCGGCCGTTCGCATCCAGAAAACTTCATTTCATGGGAGCCGTGATTTGATTTAGAGCTCGGAGAGCAGCATCCAATTAGCCAGAGGTTTGGAGCGAGCAGGCGGCCTCAGAAAACgaccctgggcagggagggaccgGCCCTGGGGACCCTTTGGTCACCTCCAAGAGCCACGTGTctggctggtgctgcctggTGGGCGGCTGCGCTTGCACGTGCCCCATCTCCGGTATTCccatccctggggctgctgggaccAGTCTTTCACCGGCTCTGCTCAGGAGCCGCGCTCTTCCTTATTAAAACAGTgaatgttaaaatgaaaaaaaaaaaaaaaaaaaaaataaaattaaaacaaaccagaagTGAAGCGCTGCCTTTCCCTACCTCTTTGGAGGTGATGCTTTCAGAGAGAAGGAACTTTCtacctttccccctccctgaaTCCTGCTCACCAGCAGCCTAGCAGCTCATTTGTGCCTATAAAACAGCCCTCTCTAACCCACAGCTCCCTTCTGTAGGCACACAGGAGGGAATGGAACACCTCCCTGGGAAGGACCAAGAGCCCCAGACTCAGGACTAATTGTGGACTTGGCAACTAGAAGGTAAACGTGCCCAGAAATGGGCAGGACAACTGCAACAGCCTTTTACAGCCCTCGCACGGGCCGTGCAATGGCCCCAGCAGCCACACCGCTGCTGCTGGGGGTCTGTCCGCATCCATTTTCCAGCTGCCCTCCCCAAGCACATCCAAACCTGCCGGGAAATGGGCATTTTGGGCTCCCCTGGCTCAGCTCCCCCAGGCTCGGGCACCGCACggtcccaccaccccatcccGCACTGTGAGCCTTGCCCCGCGGCTCCTGCAGCGGGACGGGGTGGATGCAGGGGCATCGTGGGGGGGACGCACAAGCTGAACTCCCCGGGGCACAGCCCCGTGTCTCCTTCTAGCTTAAAAAGGGAGTTGAGAgatgtttaaatatttagataCCCCACGCTGAGCAGATGCCTCGGTGCTCACCTGCTCCTGGGCGGCTCGGGAGAGGGGGCTACAGCCCAAGGGTGGGCGTGGGGACACTCTGGCACATAAACTGTTGCTGAATAAAATCAGGATTTATAAGAGTGGGGCTGTAttgccctccctgcccctccctggCTTTCGGGAAGCGATCCGAGATGCTAGGCAGCGGTGTCACGCTGTCCCCAATGGAGGGAGGGTCCCCAGCTGTATCGAACTCCTCCGGGCAGGCGTGCAAAACTGCTTGCTGCAgagatacattttctttaattgatGTTGCCTCCCAGCGCAAAGTTACGGCCTGAAAAGTGACTCTGGGAACGGGTGGCATCTCAGGCTTCTATATTTATTCTCCTCCAATGACGTCCATAGCAGATTTGCACGGTTTGCAAGTCGGCGGTGAGGATtttgccagctgccagcactcTCAGCCCAGCTGAGAAACTCCCGTCCTTCCTCACCCTGCACGTcccaccagcccccagctcagccccaccaTCCGACCAGGGCCAGGCACCAACACCAGAGCTGGGGAGCGGGTTCTAGGCTGGGCACAGCACGGCTCTTTGCCGTCAGCATCACGCCGAACCTCGCTGGTGagtcctgccccagccagggctctGCTCTCCTGGTTTTGCTCTGCAGCTCACGGGCTAATTCAATGAAATGTCTGCCTGGTAAATTAGCCCAGCCGCTGCCTCACCAGAATCATCTCCCAGGGCctaattggaaaaaaacagcatcAGGGGCTGCCTTTGCAAAACAGATTACAGCAGCAAACAACAGGGCAGCTCCCGGGCGGCTGTGGCCTGCCCGGCACGGGCTCAGCCCAGCAGGATTTGGGTGGATTAACCCACAGTCACAAACCTCAGCGAGGGACGAGGACATGAGCAGCACAACTCCCCCAGCCATGGGGCAGGATGGGTGCATAGGGAGGCTGAGGCCTTGCAAACTCCTTGCATGTCAGATGCTCTGCACTGCAAGGCGTAAGGGGACCGGCCAAGCTGTGGAGGAGGAGAAACAAGGAGAGCCCCCCGGCTCCGAAATGTGCCAAGCCCAGCTGAACTTTCACCCAAAGAACGATGGCAACACGGGATGTAAGAGGATGTGGAGGGCTGCACCCAGCCCTCGCCCGCGGGCTTCTTGCCCAGCTCCCAAACCACTGAGGCACCTGGAAGCCTTTAAACTCTTAATTAACGAATCCATGGGGGTCAGCAGGGGGCAGAACCCGTGCCCACCCTAGGCTctgtaaacattattttttgGAGTTACAAATTGTTGCTTTCATTTGCCCTCAAACATAAGCTTGCTTAAGCCCCATCATTTcagggaggggggtgggggcaggatGGGGCCAGCCCTGATTTTTGATAAGCTAATAATAGGATATTAATATGTTAATACATAGATTGaggaaaaagcatctttaaGGCATAAAAATTGACCTTGACACCGGGTGACTGGAGCAAGCCCGTTCCCCCCCCGCAGCAATCCCACCGCTGGGAGTGGTGCTGAGCTCCGAGGCTGGCTCTGCCTGGTTACATTTGAGACTGGACCAGCCCAGGGACAGGAACCCCAGCAGCTGTTGGGAAAACGCTGGTTTCAGCCTGCTGCAGCGAACACCACACAAGGCTCTTACCAGCAGAAAGGGCGTTTTGTGTGACCCGTTTCCTACTCGAGGCTTTTTCATGCCACGATCCCTTTGGTGCCTTGAGACACCCGGGGTTTGGCGAGGGAGTTTTGCAGGGGAAAGCGCCGCCAGCACCCTGCTCCTGGCCACTGCAAGGACAGCCAGGTCGCAGAGGTGACACCATCCCCCAGCTGAGGCTCTGGCAATTTGCAGTCAGTCATCAAAACCGAAAACCCCGTGCCCTGCCGCAAGCCTGCCCTTGCTTTCCCTCCACCACCCGCACCAGCTCGCTGGGGCTCCCTGCCTcgctcctgcccagctgagagatgggaaggaagaaataCCAACAAGGTTTGGAAACCAGCTCTTGCAAAAGCTTTGTGGAAAAGGCAAGATGTTAATTGCAGTTAACAAAAAATCAAACCGCTTCAAGGGTGGAAGCTGCCAGCCAGACCCCAGCTCCTGGGCAGGCTCGAAGGGCACCGCTAACACTGTGCTCCCGACCTACCGAGCCCAGGACATCACCTCTCCCGGCCGTCAGAGTCTGCCAAAAACCAGCTTCTTGCCAACCTAGCTTCGCTCCCTCCCATGCCGGGCCTCATCCTGCCCTGCATGAGCCCAGGAGaccttccctgccagcagcagttgCCTTTACAGCCGCATAGGACCAGGCATCCCCCTCCGACCTCTGGCCGTGGCAGCGCCGGGTGTGTGAAGCCCTGGCACATCCTGGGACCCACAGCACATCCACATCCCTGTCCCAGCGAGACTTCCCGGCACTTCACAGACTTTGGGAGGAAGGGCAGCCTTGCAGCTTGGGACATCTCGCGTACAGATTACACCAGTATCTCGTTACTTGGGCACTTCATCTGCTCTTTATCTCCTTAAGCGACTATTCAGATCCTGTCTCGCCTGCCTGCGTGGATTAACTGGAGCCACGCGGAGGCACGGAGGGACACAGAAGGGACCGTCACCCCATCCTGTCCCTGCCAAGCACACACATCAAGGCGATATTGCAAAGCCCACGGCACGGCCAGGGCTACACCTGGATCTAGGCAAGTCCTTCTATAATTTACACCCCCTTGCCACCCCTCCTCATCACAGGAGGGCTTAAAACACAGGGCAGGAACATGAAAATGACAcctccctcctcatcctcccacGTGTCTCCTACCCCCTGCATTTGCTCAGCTGGCTCCCCGACCAGCCCAGCTGGGAGCCACGGCACCCACCACGGGGAAGGCATCGGACACGGGCAGCCCACGGTGGAATGCAGGAGGGAAACGTCCCTGGTCTGACCCACATGGCTCATCGCCTGCCACTGCGCCCAGGGTCCCTCCCGAGGCTGCTCCTGCCAAAAGCCGCAGCCAAGCCCCAGGTATACGTGCCAGGGAGCTGCTCCGCTCCGGTCCCAAAATAACCAGGGACAAAACTGGCGGCATCAAGCCAAGTTGCACAGAGAAGGGCTTTTGAGATTATCCTGCACGTCAGATCCCCGCGGGCTCTCCAGAGCCAGCCAGGACCTggccagcatccctgctgcgGGCAccatccctcccagcacccaAATAGCCCCTCTGacgagcagctgcagcagcagccgccgcgCCGGGAGCGCAGCGAGGCTGTGGAGAGCCAGAATGCTGGGTGTGCCCTGGGCGACACCGACCCTCGCCAAAAAGCCAGACCGTTTTGTGACACACACGTGCTCGGGACCAAGCCTATGGCCACAGCCAGCGGAGAGCCAGAGCCCAGGCGGGATCCTGCTGTACCACGGATCCCTGGGGGACACGGCCCCAGACAGCAAGGACTTGGGTCTGATTTGCACCCAAATCCCTCTGCCACTGCAGCGCCTGGGTGTTTACAGCGTACAGCACAGGACAGGGATCCTTGTGAGCATGGAAAGGAGCAGGAAAGGTTGTTTGCTTCCAGCCCAGTGTCACCCTTGGTGTCTGCATAAGCTCATCGCACCAGCGCAGGTACACCACAGCTGGTTGAACCCTGTGCTAAAAGCACCACCACGGCACAAGTATTTCCCCTGCATCCACCAGCGGCTCCCAGCAGTGGCCCagggaaaggcaaagcaaaatgcGGCAGCAGGGACCTCTTCAAAAGTGCTCAGCCTCCAGCCATTCCACACCAAGGcctcaggg
Above is a window of Falco biarmicus isolate bFalBia1 chromosome 11, bFalBia1.pri, whole genome shotgun sequence DNA encoding:
- the FAM163A gene encoding protein FAM163A — encoded protein: MTAGTVVITGGILATVILLCIIAVLCYCRLQYYCCKKDDSAEEEEEEEEEEEEPDLPTHSHLGMCNACSSRMVDGQGSPAPPLSELNHHGAHNYCPTCSPYGSPFYIQTPDMVRNGGERVTYAPACYKEMGPPINMATLQSYPVSRHGLLRESFPNPRAISTEV